The genome window GATCAACACCATGAACAATTGGCGAGCATTAGTCATGCTCGCCTCAGGTATCAATCATCCAACACAACCCCATTGCATATCATCCTCGTGCATATATATGATCCATATCGTGCCAATTGTACAGTTGAACCATACAGAGGCAACGACTATCTCAGGTCATTGTCGGACCTAACCCCAATAAAACAAATACGGCCTCTGAACCAAGCACGTCGAGTCAGACGACCTGTAACCACTACCTGACACCGAGCCGCCCAACCTTTGTATTGTCCCATCTTTGACCAACCAAAATAAGTCACATATCCTGACACCTGACACCACCTTCCTACAACCTACACTTATGTACCTCATGCCAGTCTTGGTTGACACGCAATTCTACTATTAAAAAAAACCTCTCATTCTTCATAAAAGGGGACTTTTTGGAACTTCAGACTTTTGGACTCTCATTCACTCAAGCAGCAAAAGCATTTAGCTTCTTCAACCTCCAACCTTCAACTTTGAACCTTCAACTGTTGATGTTTTCAACTGAGATCGGAAGGagatatttatatttatgcttATGACACTAGAtatcataggttgcatgaaccatatgaATATATGGGCATGACCTATATGGTTGCTACATGATTTTTCATAGAACTTACTAGATTTTTGCTTGTCGAATTCtgatgttaggaataacaagaATTGCTAGTAAAGGTACTTTCAATATAATGGAGTATTGAATATATTAGGGAAATCGACTATCAACATGTATAATAATTGGAATTAGAATGCCAAAGGAATAGAGTAGTATTGGTGAAATTAGATACCCTAGTGCTTTTCTCTTAATTCAAATTACCGAATTTGTTTGTTTACGTTTTAGTCTTTAGTTGattattttagtttaattaagaaatacaattttgattttttaaatagaaTTTAGGGTCAATCATAATTGATTTGTAGTGAATTATAATCAATCTCCGTGAAAAAGATCTtacttatcattattattattgtgcACATCATACGCCTGCAAATTTATACAACACCAACTTACCATATcgtcaaataaaaaatttatgtgcacaCGGGCCTGAAGGCCCGAATCTAGACttatatcggatgtccaaagaacaaacttgtatgatatcgttTTTGGTTACGATAAAAATAAGTCATGGATTTTTAAAGGTTCAAATGTGTGTTATCAAAAATAATATAGTCATCATAAGTAACAAATGGCATCTCTTTATTTGTGATAGAGAGAATAATTGAGCTACATTAGTCAGTTTGTATTCTGCATGCATGCATCATTCAAATGATTTCTTATGGGAGTGTTTACGTCTGATTGTATACTTTTTTCGTTTAAATAAATACTATAGATTTGAAGGGTTAATTCATTCCAAAGAAAGAGTTAATATCTTCAATGGACAACCTTAGGAGCATATTTAGGTAATTAGTTGGATTAATATTTTGCCTAAAGGTTTTAATGTTTCTTTTTCTCGTTTCTCCTTTTTTATGaagataatatttatatataatattataattttaaattttaaatttatttatttatataaatatatcttataatttataagtttaaatttaaaattaaattaatttttaactttttatttttttttccacttcttCTTCAATATAGTTGGTTGAATGGTGTGGGATTTCTCACACTGAGATCCTAGTACGTCATGGTTTTGATCACAATCTTAATAGATTCAATATGCGGCAAAAAAGTACAAATATCACAAAGTGTGATTTATTTCTGATGAAGGTAGTATAAGAATGTTATCTAAAGGCAAGGGCGGAGCTAGAAATTGATGGTGGGGTGGGCTACTGTATTTTGATTTGTTCGAAAAAAATTTGCGGGGGTTCGAGGATGGCCGCTTCGAAAAAAATTTTAGATCTATTTTACAATAATACAACTTATCAAAATGATATTATCGATCAACATTCATCTTAATATTTGATCTCATAATGTAACACAAAGATATATATAGATTTActaaaaaaatacacataaaatatacacaaacatatatatatatatgtagtgtagtagtgtatatatgtatatataacgaAAGTGGTATAGCCTCGTTGGTCGATCACTCGGTCTCCACACTCAACTGTGCGTGCTCGCGCGTGCATGTGGAGGGAAGGGGTTCGATTCCAACGGGGAACGAAGCGCTAGCATGCTAGTCCACTGGAGTTATATCCCACCTGGGCCTCGGCCTTGACTTAAAGCCCAGACCGTCTAGTGGGGTGGCGGGCTGGGTTAGGGTTTACTCTGGGCCGTCGCGTAGGGCAAAGCCCGCAAGACGTGTCTGTAGGTtccctaatcaaaaaaaaaaagtatatatgtatatatatatatatatatatatatacctaaaaAAATATACACAACCATTTATTCCCACTTATTCTAACTTGACCTATTTTTAGCATTTGCACCTATTACCTATTTTTAGCCTTTACACCTATTAACTGCTTTTAGCCCTCACTTATTCTAGGCATCCTACCTTGTCCTCTCCTCACATGCATGCCTCAGAGTTTCACTTGCTTTACCTGTAGTGGTAGTGTGTGTAgtatatgtaaaaaaatttggaaaattttGGGGAATTGTCGGAAGATCAAAAGCTAGTTGAAAAAGAAACATTTTTCAAACTCCATAATTGAAGACATAGACGATACACTGATTATGGGATCATTTTGAGCTTGAAACTTCAAGGCAATCCTTGAATATGATATATATCTAGTGTGATGTATGGAATATATGATAAAGGTGGAGTATTTCTATCGATCGGTTATACCATATAGGCCCGAGTTGGACATCCAATTGCTTCGATATAATTATCAGGAAGATGTCTTCTATGTAATTTATCAAAAAGATGACAATCAAATACATTTCTCTATTCACTTTCAAGATATTGGTGGTGAAATGGTAGACACTAGACACACGCGAGACTCAAAATCTCGTGCTAAAGAGTATGGAGGTTCTAAATCTAATTATTACCATCATTAGCAATCATCAATGGTAGTTATATTGCAAATACATAGAGATGTTCCTATTTGATTGAATTTGTAGATAAAAAGTCACTACTTCAAATAGTGATATTGTTAGTCTCTTTTGGTTAGATATAGATATTGGTATATCTATGATTCAACAAAAATGAGAGACATTAAAGATGAACTACTCAGTGACAAATTCAAATATGTTTTTGTTGGTCGGACATCCAAATGTAGAGCCTTCCAAAGGCCGTCTTGGTGCAAAACACTTTGTCAAAATCACAACAAAAAGAGTCCTTTTCTAGGAAACCCACCAAGAAACCATTGACCAGAATCCAATCAAGAAAGCATTACGcatgatttgaatcaaaatcatATCGGACAGTTGGAATTGAATCCAATGTAGATCAGGACCCACCTGAATAAGAACGTTAGAcgttaaaaaaggaaaatttgtcCAATGTAGGACTCTTTCTAATTTTATTCGATCGTTGGAGatttaaaaaatctaaaagACCCTGACAAGAAGAATATCTACAAAAGCTATAACAAATAGAAATTCATCAACAATGGCAGAGACCAACGGCTCTCTGCAACAAACCCATCAACCAAATCCAACTCATAAATCTCTCTTCCATGCTCTTGATCCCATATCTCTGATTCTCTCACAGAACTCAGACCCTAATGAACCAGTACCTCTGAGACTCACCACGGAGTTTTACACCATGGAGAGAGGACCCAGATACAAAGCATACGCAGAATTGAGAGAATCAAAGTTGAGAATGAAGAATTCGAGGCGACGTGAAGAATTGGAGAAAGAATTTAAACAAACTCCACCGAAAAAGCAGGTCAAGTTTCAGGCGAATAATCTCGGAACTGGCCGAAAAGGGTCATCCTCTAGTTTAGCACAATCGGTGCCGGACTTCTCTGCAGTGATAAGGAAAGAGAACCGGAAGCCACCGTCTTCAATGCTCGAACTGACGCCGCCGCCACCGTCCTCGAAGAACTGGGCAAAAGGGGGTCGTACTTTGTCGAGTTCGAGAGGGAGTAAGTCGGCGAATGCAGGGGAGAAGAAGGGAGGATTGTTGATGGCGAGGAAGAGCTACGCAAGTATTGAGGAATTGAAAGGGTCGTCGGCGGCAGTGACAAATGCCATTAATGGTGAGAACAGAGGCGGTGGCAGAGGAATTGGCAAGACTGTTCTTGGTTACAGACAATTTCGAGTGTAGAATTTGTTTCATTCTTTTTCACTCTCTTTTCCACAGATCCACtgattgaatttgtttttttaatgattttcttcccacttgttttctctttgtttttttatctgTCTACTAAAATCTCTATGCCTTGCAAGAAAGAGAGTATTGGTgaacagaacaaaaaaattatgatctTTCTTGCTCCATGATTGAATCAGAACCCTCACAAAACTTGCAAGAAAACAGATCAAAATAACAACTCAGTTCAACATGTTATTTTCACTAGACCGACAAAACCTTCCCAAACCAAACAGATCGATTGATATGTTATTGTCA of Tripterygium wilfordii isolate XIE 37 chromosome 13, ASM1340144v1, whole genome shotgun sequence contains these proteins:
- the LOC120013478 gene encoding uncharacterized protein LOC120013478, whose protein sequence is MAETNGSLQQTHQPNPTHKSLFHALDPISLILSQNSDPNEPVPLRLTTEFYTMERGPRYKAYAELRESKLRMKNSRRREELEKEFKQTPPKKQVKFQANNLGTGRKGSSSSLAQSVPDFSAVIRKENRKPPSSMLELTPPPPSSKNWAKGGRTLSSSRGSKSANAGEKKGGLLMARKSYASIEELKGSSAAVTNAINGENRGGGRGIGKTVLGYRQFRV